From the Maioricimonas rarisocia genome, one window contains:
- a CDS encoding HEAT repeat domain-containing protein translates to MNRHEARTSRWMMCWAGCCLTGASCLLVGCGSEPATRVGETASTTESAPAAEDSNTATTAAVPPAAEPARISDEATTESVPLDSTADRQRAEEALNRLVSPGSDVAAWDAAQQTLLDLGPAAVPALAAALSDSNPMRREMATMILALLGPQAEAAVPQLKLVLNDSSEFVRANAAAALTQIPGQAETVIPVLTRLLQSSDPELRKMAAGNLAFFGPEAATHVPQLTAALEDQEPDVVLPVVELLGRIGPAAEPAVSRLQQIAFERPGSVGEAASAALQQIRPAAGETESTP, encoded by the coding sequence ATGAATCGCCATGAGGCACGGACGTCTCGCTGGATGATGTGCTGGGCTGGCTGCTGCCTGACGGGAGCCAGCTGCCTGCTGGTCGGATGCGGGAGCGAACCGGCAACGCGTGTCGGGGAGACCGCGTCGACAACAGAGTCTGCACCTGCCGCAGAAGACAGCAACACTGCGACAACTGCAGCCGTTCCCCCGGCCGCCGAACCGGCCCGGATCAGCGACGAAGCGACGACGGAATCCGTTCCGCTCGACTCGACAGCCGATCGGCAGCGTGCTGAAGAAGCTCTCAACCGGCTGGTCTCGCCCGGTTCCGATGTGGCCGCATGGGACGCCGCCCAGCAGACGCTGCTCGACCTCGGCCCCGCGGCCGTCCCCGCACTGGCCGCGGCACTCAGCGACTCCAATCCGATGCGCCGCGAGATGGCGACGATGATCCTCGCCCTCCTCGGACCGCAGGCGGAAGCTGCCGTCCCGCAGCTTAAGCTGGTGCTGAACGATTCCTCCGAATTCGTCCGCGCGAACGCCGCCGCGGCACTCACGCAGATCCCTGGCCAGGCCGAAACGGTCATCCCGGTCCTCACCCGCCTGTTGCAGTCGTCCGACCCGGAACTGCGGAAGATGGCCGCCGGAAACCTGGCATTTTTCGGTCCGGAAGCGGCCACCCACGTCCCCCAGTTGACCGCTGCCCTCGAGGACCAGGAACCGGACGTCGTCCTGCCCGTCGTTGAACTGCTCGGACGAATCGGCCCGGCGGCAGAACCGGCCGTGTCCCGACTGCAGCAGATCGCCTTCGAGCGGCCCGGCTCGGTGGGCGAAGCGGCCTCGGCGGCACTGCAGCAGATCCGGCCGGCCGCTGGAGAAACCGAGTCGACTCCCTGA
- a CDS encoding glycosyl hydrolase produces the protein MQSRYFHNSSKPYVRWWWLAGPCRRVDILQQLAWAKSHGFGGVEVSWVRPVWNPAASRRKPTPEWLSPDWSELIAFTKSTADQLGLGCDFTFGTSWPFGGSCVKPEHRMQTLTGKSDHRIHMSWEGAPGEGLYVLDHLNHEAFEAYAQSLLPAFEQALEGTPSALFCDSFELERDGIWSEHLWNTFRQRFGYSLEPFAFDLHDSPNVRYDYRKLVSEAFIREFLQPFTEMCHRGGAVSRVQCHGALTDLLAAYAAVDVPESEALLFNPPFSRTPASAAALADRPIVSAETFTCIYGFHVNPVPVPHELWRNEQVSDLKLLADALFANGVNQIIWHGMPYQTPSEPGEFYAQTHVGPDCEFVDELPDFNAYLERVSKIMKVGRTYTNLAVWLPLEDRWMAGNIPDEERTPAAVARWEMRDVVPPNELAGFHPIWVSSAFLTSAQCVDGELAIGSRRFAGLLVDCEWLDFDALIELLRLADSGARIVLAGTPEEPGHRKHPEYSQCLSDLKRYPGTVSQFDPSDWTPLVRGDNLPPFWARETDDELFIFFGHPLTQHVKYPMPKGLSDEAAREHRQVTIQYGSHARNVELRFEPGQSLLVRCTRTGDVDVTGLS, from the coding sequence ATGCAGTCCCGGTACTTCCACAACTCCTCGAAACCGTACGTACGATGGTGGTGGCTGGCGGGCCCCTGTCGTCGCGTCGACATCCTGCAGCAGCTCGCCTGGGCGAAGTCCCACGGCTTTGGTGGCGTTGAGGTGTCGTGGGTCCGTCCCGTCTGGAATCCCGCAGCGTCGCGGCGCAAGCCGACCCCCGAGTGGCTCAGTCCCGATTGGTCCGAGCTGATCGCGTTCACCAAATCGACTGCCGATCAACTGGGGCTGGGGTGCGACTTCACGTTCGGCACATCCTGGCCGTTTGGCGGCTCCTGCGTAAAGCCGGAGCACAGGATGCAGACGCTCACCGGCAAGTCGGACCATCGGATCCACATGTCCTGGGAAGGGGCGCCCGGCGAAGGTCTCTATGTGCTGGACCATCTCAACCACGAAGCGTTCGAGGCCTATGCACAGTCGCTGCTGCCGGCGTTTGAACAGGCCCTCGAGGGAACGCCATCGGCCCTCTTCTGCGATTCCTTCGAGCTCGAACGAGACGGCATCTGGAGCGAGCACCTGTGGAACACCTTCCGCCAACGGTTCGGCTACTCGCTCGAGCCGTTTGCTTTCGACCTGCACGACTCGCCGAATGTGCGATACGACTATCGCAAGCTGGTTTCGGAAGCGTTCATCCGGGAGTTCCTGCAGCCGTTTACGGAGATGTGCCATCGCGGCGGCGCTGTTTCGCGGGTTCAATGCCACGGTGCGCTCACGGACCTTCTGGCCGCCTATGCCGCGGTCGACGTACCGGAATCCGAAGCACTCCTGTTCAATCCGCCGTTCTCGCGGACTCCCGCCTCGGCAGCGGCACTGGCCGACAGGCCGATTGTCAGTGCAGAGACATTCACCTGCATCTACGGTTTTCATGTGAATCCCGTTCCCGTTCCGCACGAGCTGTGGAGGAATGAGCAGGTCAGCGATCTGAAGCTGCTGGCCGACGCGCTGTTCGCCAACGGAGTGAATCAGATCATCTGGCACGGGATGCCCTATCAGACTCCGTCAGAACCGGGCGAATTCTACGCCCAGACTCACGTGGGACCGGACTGCGAATTCGTAGACGAGCTGCCGGACTTCAACGCGTACCTGGAGCGCGTCTCGAAGATCATGAAGGTCGGCCGGACCTACACCAACCTGGCTGTCTGGCTTCCGCTCGAAGATCGCTGGATGGCAGGCAACATCCCGGACGAAGAACGAACGCCGGCCGCCGTTGCCCGCTGGGAAATGCGGGATGTCGTTCCGCCGAACGAGCTGGCGGGCTTTCACCCGATCTGGGTGTCCAGCGCTTTCCTCACGTCGGCTCAGTGCGTCGACGGTGAACTTGCGATCGGCTCGCGGAGGTTCGCCGGGCTCTTGGTGGATTGCGAGTGGCTGGATTTCGACGCCCTGATCGAGCTCCTCCGCCTGGCGGATTCCGGTGCACGCATCGTACTCGCTGGCACTCCCGAAGAACCGGGCCACAGGAAACATCCCGAGTACTCGCAGTGTCTCTCGGACCTGAAGCGATACCCCGGCACCGTTTCTCAGTTTGATCCGAGTGATTGGACTCCCCTCGTACGGGGAGACAATCTGCCTCCCTTCTGGGCTCGTGAAACCGACGACGAACTGTTCATCTTCTTCGGACATCCGCTCACGCAGCACGTGAAGTACCCCATGCCGAAAGGCCTCTCTGACGAAGCGGCCCGCGAGCACAGGCAGGTGACGATCCAGTACGGGAGCCACGCACGCAACGTGGAGCTGCGTTTTGAGCCCGGGCAGTCATTGCTTGTTCGGTGCACTCGAACCGGCGACGTCGATGTCACCGGCCTGTCCTGA
- a CDS encoding erythromycin esterase family protein, whose product MSRMLSSLAVRFQRLLVIGLCCFAPLSAVADEPDVVWLDEAVIPVRTIDPRDEDFSDLMPLVEKIGSARVVALGEQTHGDGAALVAKHRLVRFLHQKMGFDVLAWESGLFDCRQMDAALLAAEATPDVIQSGIFPIWGVSGHVKPVINYAASTIGSGHRLEMAGFDCQFSSGKSDERFPVFVVRFFDRIDPELLSEADRKQLAAVAEGAETDAETTQEFLTSLIERIDEHADKAAKVHSKREIAFTRRILENLRVFDQARRQPRALDPARTNLRDRMMGENLAWLAREYYPDRKIIVWAASFHLMRNAAAVDVVDGSIDYSETVPMGEIAREQLGDDYYSVMFVANRGSSGTPFSPRTRTLETPPAGSLDALLQKKDRPFAFIDLRSLPEEHPLRETMIARPLGYSDMSAAWPDIFDGVFYTETMFPSTLDGELPEPFRTAAPASTDSPVAVALEEFRRIVIGHNLGFDSVFPKSPWEHFDESRVELHSSGAWPRVLGWIETDPSSYREVKGTRVQPGRKVTGATAWPSPVAHAIRTEGYVTLLMLDGVKPEGSATVDSYCSIYCDGDMQGKLHFDVYATAVVTGELTGSITTNSYFNLVVNGIYRGRIVAKTFAMIYLMGGFDGDVELNRSRLYIAGKTKQKDLERITGTGKVFLQSSDLEPGVHQIGDLEVTVGGSDASE is encoded by the coding sequence ATGTCACGGATGCTGAGTTCTCTGGCCGTTCGTTTCCAGCGGCTTCTCGTCATCGGTCTCTGCTGTTTCGCCCCCTTGTCGGCTGTTGCCGATGAACCGGATGTAGTCTGGTTGGACGAAGCGGTCATTCCTGTCCGGACAATCGATCCGCGGGATGAGGACTTCAGCGACCTGATGCCGCTCGTCGAGAAGATCGGTTCGGCTCGCGTCGTGGCGCTGGGAGAGCAGACACACGGGGACGGAGCGGCACTTGTCGCGAAGCACCGGCTGGTGCGGTTTCTGCATCAGAAGATGGGGTTTGACGTGCTGGCCTGGGAGTCGGGGCTCTTCGACTGCCGGCAGATGGATGCGGCCCTCCTCGCAGCCGAGGCGACTCCAGATGTGATTCAATCAGGCATCTTTCCCATCTGGGGAGTGAGCGGGCATGTGAAGCCGGTCATTAACTATGCGGCGTCGACGATCGGTAGCGGGCATCGGCTGGAGATGGCGGGCTTCGATTGTCAGTTCTCGTCAGGCAAGTCCGACGAACGATTTCCGGTCTTCGTCGTCCGATTCTTCGATCGCATCGATCCCGAACTGCTGTCCGAGGCGGATCGGAAGCAGCTGGCAGCGGTTGCGGAAGGAGCGGAAACTGATGCCGAGACGACGCAAGAGTTCCTCACATCGCTGATCGAGCGCATCGACGAGCACGCCGATAAGGCTGCAAAGGTCCACAGCAAGCGGGAGATTGCGTTCACCCGGCGGATCCTGGAGAACCTGCGCGTCTTCGATCAGGCCCGTCGGCAGCCGCGAGCGCTCGACCCGGCACGGACAAACCTGCGGGACCGGATGATGGGGGAGAATCTCGCCTGGCTGGCCCGCGAATACTATCCGGATCGCAAGATCATCGTCTGGGCGGCCAGCTTCCATCTGATGCGGAACGCCGCCGCCGTCGACGTTGTGGACGGTTCCATCGACTACTCCGAAACGGTGCCGATGGGAGAGATCGCCCGTGAACAGTTGGGGGATGACTACTACAGCGTCATGTTTGTTGCGAACCGCGGATCATCCGGCACTCCATTCTCGCCACGAACACGCACTCTCGAGACGCCGCCTGCCGGCAGTCTTGATGCCTTGCTGCAGAAGAAGGATCGCCCGTTCGCATTCATTGATCTGCGTTCGCTGCCGGAGGAGCATCCGCTGCGTGAGACAATGATCGCGCGGCCGCTGGGCTACTCCGACATGAGTGCTGCCTGGCCGGACATCTTCGACGGCGTGTTCTATACCGAGACGATGTTCCCTTCGACGCTCGATGGTGAGTTGCCGGAACCGTTTCGCACGGCCGCCCCGGCGTCAACCGATTCGCCCGTCGCTGTAGCGTTGGAGGAATTCCGCCGGATCGTGATCGGTCACAACCTCGGATTCGACTCGGTGTTCCCGAAATCGCCGTGGGAGCACTTCGACGAGTCGCGCGTGGAACTGCATTCCAGCGGTGCGTGGCCGCGGGTACTCGGCTGGATCGAGACGGATCCGAGTTCCTATCGCGAGGTGAAGGGAACACGAGTGCAGCCGGGACGCAAGGTGACAGGGGCGACCGCCTGGCCGTCGCCTGTTGCTCATGCCATCCGCACGGAAGGTTATGTAACGTTGCTGATGCTGGACGGCGTCAAGCCGGAGGGGAGCGCGACGGTCGACAGCTACTGCTCGATCTATTGCGACGGAGACATGCAGGGAAAGCTGCACTTCGATGTCTACGCAACCGCGGTCGTGACCGGTGAACTGACCGGCAGCATCACGACCAATTCGTACTTTAATCTTGTCGTCAACGGCATATACAGGGGCCGCATTGTCGCGAAGACGTTTGCGATGATTTATCTGATGGGCGGATTCGATGGCGACGTCGAACTGAACCGGTCCAGGCTTTACATTGCCGGGAAGACGAAGCAGAAGGATCTCGAGCGGATCACCGGTACCGGCAAAGTCTTCCTGCAGAGTTCGGACCTCGAGCCGGGCGTGCACCAGATTGGCGATCTCGAGGTGACGGTCGGCGGTAGTGACGCCTCTGAGTAG
- a CDS encoding DUF1579 domain-containing protein gives MFRSVLIPGIASLALVLAAMPAAAQSTAPEKVETIMPDEFLASLEGQWKGTCRTWFRPGKLSDESPVTGSFKAIIGGKFVRHTYAGSIKGRARTGDETLAFNPVRNVFQTSWIDDFHMNYAIMFSEGQATPNGFKVTGQYDTGPGQPAWSWRTEYELMDPDHLTITAWNISPEGAEARAVETQYERIPTPAE, from the coding sequence ATGTTTCGATCGGTATTGATTCCAGGGATCGCCAGTCTGGCACTCGTCCTCGCTGCCATGCCGGCCGCGGCGCAGTCGACGGCCCCAGAGAAAGTCGAGACCATCATGCCTGACGAGTTCCTCGCATCTCTCGAAGGTCAGTGGAAGGGAACCTGCCGAACCTGGTTCCGCCCCGGAAAACTCTCCGACGAGTCTCCGGTGACCGGATCATTCAAAGCGATCATCGGTGGCAAGTTCGTGCGACACACCTACGCGGGGTCGATCAAGGGGCGGGCACGCACGGGCGATGAAACGCTCGCCTTCAATCCGGTCCGCAACGTCTTTCAGACGAGCTGGATCGACGACTTCCACATGAATTACGCGATCATGTTCTCGGAAGGCCAGGCCACCCCGAACGGCTTCAAAGTGACCGGCCAGTACGACACCGGTCCCGGTCAGCCGGCCTGGTCGTGGCGGACCGAGTACGAACTGATGGATCCCGATCACCTGACGATCACCGCCTGGAACATCTCTCCGGAAGGGGCGGAGGCCAGAGCGGTTGAAACGCAATACGAGCGAATCCCGACGCCAGCGGAATGA